In the genome of Lacerta agilis isolate rLacAgi1 chromosome 2, rLacAgi1.pri, whole genome shotgun sequence, one region contains:
- the PCBP2 gene encoding poly(rC)-binding protein 2 isoform X7, with amino-acid sequence MDTGVIEGGLNVTLTIRLLMHGKEVGSIIGKKGESVKKMREESGARINISEGNCPERIITLAGPTNAIFKAFAMIIDKLEEDISSSMTNSTASSRPPVTLRLVVPASQCGSLIGKGGCKIKEIRESTGAQVQVAGDMLPNSTERAITIAGIPQSIIECVKQICVVMLESPPKGVTIPYRPKPSSSPVIFAGGQDRYSSGSASYPHTAPSMCLNSDLEGPPQELTKLHQLAMQQSHFPMSHGNTGFSAGLDASAQTTSHELTIPNDLIGCIIGRQGAKINEIRQMSGAQIKIANPVEGSTDRQVTITGSAASISLAQYLINVSLESAKPSSQAASVTIPDHLSINLSQPSTPSSSSSSTTTPSLATAGVSDAPSSLPNPLPTAPCVSSLLGMKPVPLLALNVVSAAKGASTTSAVPCVTNKLKTEKQRFSPY; translated from the exons ATGGACACTGGTGTTATCGAAGGAGGTTTAAATGTCACACTTACTATTCGCCTACTTATGCATGGGAAG GAGGTTGGAAGCATCATTGGGAAG aAAGGAGAATCTGTAAAGAAGATGCGTGAAGAG aGTGGTGCTCGCATTAACATCTCAGAAGGGAACTGCCCAGAACGGATTATCACTCTTGCTGGACCCACTAATGCAATTTTCAAAGCATTTGCTATGATCATTGACAAACTGGAAGAg GACATCAGCAGCTCAATGACCAACAGCACGGCTTCTAGCAGGCCCCCCGTCACTCTGAGACTTGTGGtacctgccagccagtgtggctcTCTCATTGGGAAAGGAGGCTGCAAGATCAAGGAGATAAGAGAG AGCACGGGGGCACAGGTCCAGGTGGCTGGAGACATGTTGCCCAACTCAACTGAGAGAGCGATCACCATTGCTGGGATTCCACAGTCCATCATTGAGTGCGTCAAACAGATCTGTGTGGTCATGCTGGAG TCTCCCCCAAAGGGTGTCACCATCCCCTACCGACCCAAGCCATCCAGTTCTCCTGTCATCTTTGCAGGCGGTCAG GACAGGTACAGCAGCGGCAGTGCAAGCTACCCCCACACCGCCCCATCAATGTGCCTCAACTCTGACCTGGAGGGACCACCTCAAGAG CTGACCAAGCTGCACCAGTTGGCAATGCAACAGTCACACTTTCCAATGTCTCATGGCAACACTGGATTCAGTG CAGGTTTGGATGCATCAGCTCAAACTACTTCTCATGAACTCACCATTCCAAATGAT CTGATTGGATGCATCATTGGGCGCCAAGGCGCCAAGATCAATGAGATTCGCCAGATGTCTGGGGCGCAGATCAAAATTGCCAATCCAGTGGAAGGATCTACTGACAGGCAGGTTACCATAACTGGATCTGCAGCCAGCATTAGCCTGGCTCAATATCTAATTAATGTCAG TTTAGAAAGCGCTAAACCCTCCTCCCAGGCAGCCTCCGTCACGATCCCCGACCACCTCAGCATCAACCTCTCTCAACCCTccaccccttcttcttcttcctcctccaccaccaccccctcgcTTGCGACAGCGGGGGTCTCCGACGCACCCTCCAGCCTCCCCAACCCTCTTCCGACCGCCCCCTGTGTCTCCAGTCTGCTTGGCATGAAACCCGTCCCTCTCCTGGCTCTAAATGTTGTGTCTGCTGCTAAGGGTGCCTCCACCACCTCAGCTGTGCCATGTGTTACTAACAAACTGAAAACGGAAAAACAGAGATTCTCTCCTTACTGA
- the PCBP2 gene encoding poly(rC)-binding protein 2 isoform X6, which translates to MDTGVIEGGLNVTLTIRLLMHGKEVGSIIGKKGESVKKMREESGARINISEGNCPERIITLAGPTNAIFKAFAMIIDKLEEDISSSMTNSTASSRPPVTLRLVVPASQCGSLIGKGGCKIKEIRESTGAQVQVAGDMLPNSTERAITIAGIPQSIIECVKQICVVMLESPPKGVTIPYRPKPSSSPVIFAGGQDRYSSGSASYPHTAPSMCLNSDLEGPPQELTKLHQLAMQQSHFPMSHGNTGFSGVESSSPDVKGYWGLDASAQTTSHELTIPNDLIGCIIGRQGAKINEIRQMSGAQIKIANPVEGSTDRQVTITGSAASISLAQYLINVSLESAKPSSQAASVTIPDHLSINLSQPSTPSSSSSSTTTPSLATAGVSDAPSSLPNPLPTAPCVSSLLGMKPVPLLALNVVSAAKGASTTSAVPCVTNKLKTEKQRFSPY; encoded by the exons ATGGACACTGGTGTTATCGAAGGAGGTTTAAATGTCACACTTACTATTCGCCTACTTATGCATGGGAAG GAGGTTGGAAGCATCATTGGGAAG aAAGGAGAATCTGTAAAGAAGATGCGTGAAGAG aGTGGTGCTCGCATTAACATCTCAGAAGGGAACTGCCCAGAACGGATTATCACTCTTGCTGGACCCACTAATGCAATTTTCAAAGCATTTGCTATGATCATTGACAAACTGGAAGAg GACATCAGCAGCTCAATGACCAACAGCACGGCTTCTAGCAGGCCCCCCGTCACTCTGAGACTTGTGGtacctgccagccagtgtggctcTCTCATTGGGAAAGGAGGCTGCAAGATCAAGGAGATAAGAGAG AGCACGGGGGCACAGGTCCAGGTGGCTGGAGACATGTTGCCCAACTCAACTGAGAGAGCGATCACCATTGCTGGGATTCCACAGTCCATCATTGAGTGCGTCAAACAGATCTGTGTGGTCATGCTGGAG TCTCCCCCAAAGGGTGTCACCATCCCCTACCGACCCAAGCCATCCAGTTCTCCTGTCATCTTTGCAGGCGGTCAG GACAGGTACAGCAGCGGCAGTGCAAGCTACCCCCACACCGCCCCATCAATGTGCCTCAACTCTGACCTGGAGGGACCACCTCAAGAG CTGACCAAGCTGCACCAGTTGGCAATGCAACAGTCACACTTTCCAATGTCTCATGGCAACACTGGATTCAGTG GCGTTGAATCCAGCTCTCCAGATGTGAAAGGCTATTGGG GTTTGGATGCATCAGCTCAAACTACTTCTCATGAACTCACCATTCCAAATGAT CTGATTGGATGCATCATTGGGCGCCAAGGCGCCAAGATCAATGAGATTCGCCAGATGTCTGGGGCGCAGATCAAAATTGCCAATCCAGTGGAAGGATCTACTGACAGGCAGGTTACCATAACTGGATCTGCAGCCAGCATTAGCCTGGCTCAATATCTAATTAATGTCAG TTTAGAAAGCGCTAAACCCTCCTCCCAGGCAGCCTCCGTCACGATCCCCGACCACCTCAGCATCAACCTCTCTCAACCCTccaccccttcttcttcttcctcctccaccaccaccccctcgcTTGCGACAGCGGGGGTCTCCGACGCACCCTCCAGCCTCCCCAACCCTCTTCCGACCGCCCCCTGTGTCTCCAGTCTGCTTGGCATGAAACCCGTCCCTCTCCTGGCTCTAAATGTTGTGTCTGCTGCTAAGGGTGCCTCCACCACCTCAGCTGTGCCATGTGTTACTAACAAACTGAAAACGGAAAAACAGAGATTCTCTCCTTACTGA
- the PCBP2 gene encoding poly(rC)-binding protein 2 isoform X4, with amino-acid sequence MDTGVIEGGLNVTLTIRLLMHGKEVGSIIGKKGESVKKMREESGARINISEGNCPERIITLAGPTNAIFKAFAMIIDKLEEDISSSMTNSTASSRPPVTLRLVVPASQCGSLIGKGGCKIKEIRESTGAQVQVAGDMLPNSTERAITIAGIPQSIIECVKQICVVMLESPPKGVTIPYRPKPSSSPVIFAGGQDRYSSGSASYPHTAPSMCLNSDLEGPPQEAYTIQGQYAIPQPDLTKLHQLAMQQSHFPMSHGNTGFSGLDASAQTTSHELTIPNDLIGCIIGRQGAKINEIRQMSGAQIKIANPVEGSTDRQVTITGSAASISLAQYLINVSLESAKPSSQAASVTIPDHLSINLSQPSTPSSSSSSTTTPSLATAGVSDAPSSLPNPLPTAPCVSSLLGMKPVPLLALNVVSAAKGASTTSAVPCVTNKLKTEKQRFSPY; translated from the exons ATGGACACTGGTGTTATCGAAGGAGGTTTAAATGTCACACTTACTATTCGCCTACTTATGCATGGGAAG GAGGTTGGAAGCATCATTGGGAAG aAAGGAGAATCTGTAAAGAAGATGCGTGAAGAG aGTGGTGCTCGCATTAACATCTCAGAAGGGAACTGCCCAGAACGGATTATCACTCTTGCTGGACCCACTAATGCAATTTTCAAAGCATTTGCTATGATCATTGACAAACTGGAAGAg GACATCAGCAGCTCAATGACCAACAGCACGGCTTCTAGCAGGCCCCCCGTCACTCTGAGACTTGTGGtacctgccagccagtgtggctcTCTCATTGGGAAAGGAGGCTGCAAGATCAAGGAGATAAGAGAG AGCACGGGGGCACAGGTCCAGGTGGCTGGAGACATGTTGCCCAACTCAACTGAGAGAGCGATCACCATTGCTGGGATTCCACAGTCCATCATTGAGTGCGTCAAACAGATCTGTGTGGTCATGCTGGAG TCTCCCCCAAAGGGTGTCACCATCCCCTACCGACCCAAGCCATCCAGTTCTCCTGTCATCTTTGCAGGCGGTCAG GACAGGTACAGCAGCGGCAGTGCAAGCTACCCCCACACCGCCCCATCAATGTGCCTCAACTCTGACCTGGAGGGACCACCTCAAGAG GCCTATACCATTCAAGGACAGTATGCCATTCCACAGCCAGAT CTGACCAAGCTGCACCAGTTGGCAATGCAACAGTCACACTTTCCAATGTCTCATGGCAACACTGGATTCAGTG GTTTGGATGCATCAGCTCAAACTACTTCTCATGAACTCACCATTCCAAATGAT CTGATTGGATGCATCATTGGGCGCCAAGGCGCCAAGATCAATGAGATTCGCCAGATGTCTGGGGCGCAGATCAAAATTGCCAATCCAGTGGAAGGATCTACTGACAGGCAGGTTACCATAACTGGATCTGCAGCCAGCATTAGCCTGGCTCAATATCTAATTAATGTCAG TTTAGAAAGCGCTAAACCCTCCTCCCAGGCAGCCTCCGTCACGATCCCCGACCACCTCAGCATCAACCTCTCTCAACCCTccaccccttcttcttcttcctcctccaccaccaccccctcgcTTGCGACAGCGGGGGTCTCCGACGCACCCTCCAGCCTCCCCAACCCTCTTCCGACCGCCCCCTGTGTCTCCAGTCTGCTTGGCATGAAACCCGTCCCTCTCCTGGCTCTAAATGTTGTGTCTGCTGCTAAGGGTGCCTCCACCACCTCAGCTGTGCCATGTGTTACTAACAAACTGAAAACGGAAAAACAGAGATTCTCTCCTTACTGA
- the PCBP2 gene encoding poly(rC)-binding protein 2 isoform X5, giving the protein MDTGVIEGGLNVTLTIRLLMHGKEVGSIIGKKGESVKKMREESGARINISEGNCPERIITLAGPTNAIFKAFAMIIDKLEEDISSSMTNSTASSRPPVTLRLVVPASQCGSLIGKGGCKIKEIRESTGAQVQVAGDMLPNSTERAITIAGIPQSIIECVKQICVVMLESPPKGVTIPYRPKPSSSPVIFAGGQDRYSSGSASYPHTAPSMCLNSDLEGPPQELTKLHQLAMQQSHFPMSHGNTGFSGVESSSPDVKGYWAGLDASAQTTSHELTIPNDLIGCIIGRQGAKINEIRQMSGAQIKIANPVEGSTDRQVTITGSAASISLAQYLINVSLESAKPSSQAASVTIPDHLSINLSQPSTPSSSSSSTTTPSLATAGVSDAPSSLPNPLPTAPCVSSLLGMKPVPLLALNVVSAAKGASTTSAVPCVTNKLKTEKQRFSPY; this is encoded by the exons ATGGACACTGGTGTTATCGAAGGAGGTTTAAATGTCACACTTACTATTCGCCTACTTATGCATGGGAAG GAGGTTGGAAGCATCATTGGGAAG aAAGGAGAATCTGTAAAGAAGATGCGTGAAGAG aGTGGTGCTCGCATTAACATCTCAGAAGGGAACTGCCCAGAACGGATTATCACTCTTGCTGGACCCACTAATGCAATTTTCAAAGCATTTGCTATGATCATTGACAAACTGGAAGAg GACATCAGCAGCTCAATGACCAACAGCACGGCTTCTAGCAGGCCCCCCGTCACTCTGAGACTTGTGGtacctgccagccagtgtggctcTCTCATTGGGAAAGGAGGCTGCAAGATCAAGGAGATAAGAGAG AGCACGGGGGCACAGGTCCAGGTGGCTGGAGACATGTTGCCCAACTCAACTGAGAGAGCGATCACCATTGCTGGGATTCCACAGTCCATCATTGAGTGCGTCAAACAGATCTGTGTGGTCATGCTGGAG TCTCCCCCAAAGGGTGTCACCATCCCCTACCGACCCAAGCCATCCAGTTCTCCTGTCATCTTTGCAGGCGGTCAG GACAGGTACAGCAGCGGCAGTGCAAGCTACCCCCACACCGCCCCATCAATGTGCCTCAACTCTGACCTGGAGGGACCACCTCAAGAG CTGACCAAGCTGCACCAGTTGGCAATGCAACAGTCACACTTTCCAATGTCTCATGGCAACACTGGATTCAGTG GCGTTGAATCCAGCTCTCCAGATGTGAAAGGCTATTGGG CAGGTTTGGATGCATCAGCTCAAACTACTTCTCATGAACTCACCATTCCAAATGAT CTGATTGGATGCATCATTGGGCGCCAAGGCGCCAAGATCAATGAGATTCGCCAGATGTCTGGGGCGCAGATCAAAATTGCCAATCCAGTGGAAGGATCTACTGACAGGCAGGTTACCATAACTGGATCTGCAGCCAGCATTAGCCTGGCTCAATATCTAATTAATGTCAG TTTAGAAAGCGCTAAACCCTCCTCCCAGGCAGCCTCCGTCACGATCCCCGACCACCTCAGCATCAACCTCTCTCAACCCTccaccccttcttcttcttcctcctccaccaccaccccctcgcTTGCGACAGCGGGGGTCTCCGACGCACCCTCCAGCCTCCCCAACCCTCTTCCGACCGCCCCCTGTGTCTCCAGTCTGCTTGGCATGAAACCCGTCCCTCTCCTGGCTCTAAATGTTGTGTCTGCTGCTAAGGGTGCCTCCACCACCTCAGCTGTGCCATGTGTTACTAACAAACTGAAAACGGAAAAACAGAGATTCTCTCCTTACTGA